CGTTCGGCCACTGCGTATCTCGCCCTTTCCGTGTCATCTTCCGCCGTCTTCGACGTTCTTGTTTATCTTAACGAGCATGCGCGCGTGTGTTTATACTCTTGCCAGACTTTAATCCTTTCGGTCCGCGAACACTTTCTTCTTGAGAACACTCGGAACAGAAGAATCGCGCATCGACTACATAAGGTTTGATGAATAGCAGCAAGTTTAGATAGATGGCCCATCTATGGAGAGATTGCGCCTGCttggttcagcattttcaaAGGGCTTTAGGACTCCAAAGTCCTTTCGCCAAATACAAATAGCGTttgattcggttcggttcgttttttgctcaactttgagaaaatgcaattgcatttctaaAAGCTcctaaaggcctttagcccaaagtagcTATGGCGGTACTTTGGAAAGTTGCATTTCCGAaatgcaacaaattttttttcttttaactttgtcacctcCACTTATCGCCACCCGTCGCCGCCCGTTGACCGTGGCCCACCATCACCCCATCGACCGCCGCCACCGCTCACCACCTTCGCCCGTCAAGCGTCGCTCACCACCGCCGCCCGTCAAGCGCCACTCACCACGCCGCCCCGTCGATTGCCGCTCACCACCACCGCTCGCCACCCGCCACTCGCCGCCGCCGTCCACCATGGCCCGTCGGCTGCCACCGGTCGCTCACATCATCGCCCGTCAACGCTCACCACCTCCCGTCAATCGTCGCCCGTCATCGCTCGTTGACTACCACTCGCCGCCGCCCACACCGCcgcccgccaccgccgcccGTCGCCCTCCATTGCCCGTCGACCGCCGCCCGCCGTCGCCCATTGACCGCCACAAGCCACTCACCACCGCCGCCCGTCGACTACCGCTCGCCATTGCCCATCAACCACCAACCGCCACTCACCGCTGCTAGTAGACCGTTGGCAATTGGCCAACGCAagtagtttaattttttttaaatattaattttttttcaaaaagtaaaaatactttacaaaatataattttcaccaaacaacatttaaatcaaagttgctttccaatgtatttttaaaatacactttaccaaacattacTTACATTTTGAAAATACGGTTTAGCCCGgagatatttatattttctcaaaaacattttcccaaagctgaaccaaacatgcCCATTATTTGCGGTCGCTCGGTAGATAACACCtcgagatttttttattattattatcttttgtTAGGGATTAACCCCGGGATTGCCAATTAGGAAACTTCCccatcttcaaaaaaggctcaCACTTTCACCGGAAAAATGGGTCCGGGACCCGACCCAATCAGATCATGCTCACGCCCGAGCATCTCCATGCACGACCACGAATTATAGTGGGTGGGGTCAGAGCTTTCCCATGAGGAAACTTGTTGTTTTATGCGAGACTGGATTGCTCTCCGCAAAACCCTAATCAGAATTCCTTGTTCCCCATAGCCAAACAGCGAATTCTGGGGCGTCTGAGCGAATGAAGCATCAGCGGTCAGCTGATATTCATGCTTGGCTTGAAACAGTTTTTTGAGGCTCATGAGAGCTTGGATAGTAGAGGGCAAATAAGAGAATATTCCGCAAATACCATTTATCTAATTTCCTAATCTCGAACCAAGAGAGACAACCTGGAATGACTCGTCATTGCATGTGATCCATCCCTTTGAATTTGATAATATGGACACTTGGGCTCTTCTGACATTACCTTAAACCTACGCGGACGAgcctgaaagaaagaaaaaagctcGGAGTCGACGAAACTCCgttcattttatcaatttacTTTTGGCGACCCATAAGGTCAACGAACTTTCTGATGCAACAGAACGGCAATTAGAATTTTCTTGCCAAAAGACTGCGGGTAGTTGCTATTCCAGATGGCATTTCCCGGTCAAACTCGTGGAACGACCACCAACCGCAACCCTAATCTCCCCTCGTTTCTCTCCTTATCTGGAAAATGAATTTaaaggaggaaaagaagagatCTGGAGAGGAGAGAGGTGATCCCTTCCCTTTCACACACGGAGGGAAAGTGGCGTAGAAAAGAAGGGAGCTCCTATCGCATTTGGGTTGAGATCCTTTGAAGCAGCTGTTCACTTGCAGCGCTTATAAGGCAACAGACCGAAAATTGGCATCCGTAGAATTCTCCAACATGTACGGTAGTCCATGCGGACGTTTGACTCGTGTCGGGTCGTTTGTTGACTTGTTTTACTAGAAACTCTTTTGCGGACGTTCCGGTGTTGATGCTGCTTCGACATTAGTCATTAATTCCCCGCGAAAAAGATGAGAAGCCATTACGTCGCGGGCACTCCCCTGTCGAGCGTCAATAAAAAGATTTGTCTATCCAAACGGGCTTTTACAGATCAAGGCGATGCCTTCGGCTAAGGAACACCGACTAGTCTCTAAGTAATGATGGCCCAAAAGTCAATTTCCCGAGGTTTCATGTTTCTCGAATTGGACTATAGGAGGTCGTCTTTGATGCGTAAGTTTCACCACATATACTGAAATTCAGGGAAATTGCATCGAACCCGCATGCTAGAGTTTCGCTTGCGTGCGTCTATAAACTTGATCATATAGACCAAAGATCACCTTTTGTGAATCTGTTTGCTCAGAGAGGTCATAGAGGAAGCCTGTTAGTCATAAAACTGAAGTATTCGTGCTGTCATGAAAATTCAACGTACTGTCGTGCAAACTCTGCAGTTGTCTGTCTCTATAAGCATAGAATCACATAATCACACAGCATCGTCATCATACTTCCTGGTACTGTGCATTTGGTTGTTCATGAATAGCTGCTTATCACCTGGGCTGGATCTAAAACATCCATGACAAGTAGAAGGTCAATCGTATTTCTCACCACCTTTAGGAACCCCCCCGTACAAGAGAAATTATCTAGGCACCCCAGTAGCAACTACACTGGCTCATCAATTCACTTCAGAACACTGCACCAGATAAGCCAAGGTCAGAAAAGACAATTCCATATCATCAAAAAAGTTTTGCCTCCTCTTAATTAACTCAGATCAGGTAACCGCTgcgagctttttcaaagaaacagcCTGTCCAAGACAAATTATTGCTAAATATAAAGTGAATGGAACAACTTACTTGTACAAGTAAGCTGCTATGCCGAGAATTATACACAGAAGAACGATATCAAGGCAGAAGTTGCGACTGGACCTCAGCTGACATGATTTGGAAAAGATAAATAGAGAAAACAAGAATTTAACAACAGTAACCTTGCTCTATTCACTATGTAAACGAATGAGAAATAATCTGATGCTTTGCAGAACTTTAAAAGAGCACATTTACCTGAGTAACTGTATCCTTAAGCCTCCTGTTAGTGTTTTTCAGCTCAGAGGCTGCCCTGTCAACCTGcactatttgaaaattaatGGTGGGTCCCCGAGTACCTTCCACAAGTATATTGCAGATGACATAAATAATTCGATACGTAAACCATAGACATGCTGTAAATAATATGGTATTCATAATGCAAAGGGAAAACTTATCTGCCCCCCAAATTCTGGTAAAAATAGAAATTCCCTCTATCAAAAGACCAAACCTCTGCATCTGTGGAAAGCCCACCTTTTGGGAAGGCAAACTAGTCTATATGCATCTAAAAGTAAGTTCCTTTAGACTAAATTTGCATTCAGAACTCACAAATAATGGAGTAAAAGTCACTTATTGGGGCGCCAAAGCCTGGGTTCTTTGAAGGATGAGAATTTGTGATATgggcccaaaaataaaaatccccaAATAACAAATAGACAAAATGACCTCTTGAAGAGGATATTGAACCATGGGGCAAAGGACACTTTCATTTTACaggccaattttttttcatggaaaattctATCTGCCTTGCTGCACAACATGGTGAAAAAGCAATCCACCTGAAAGGAATTGTAACTGCatgaattttcttaaaatcCTAATCATCTAAAGTTTCCCTCGCATCCTAATGAGTAGTAATGCATATCAGTCCTGAGATCAGTGGCCCTGTTCCCATAGAACTACATTAATTTAGGGGATAAAAAACAGAGAAGCAAATTATGACCTTTTCATCTATTTCATCCATCAGAGGTGCCTGCCTGTCAAATTCCTGCACCAAATGGGAGGATTAGCAATAACTCTAGCAATAACAGGTTCTTTCACTTCAGTTTCGACAAAAAGTACAGACCTCATTCATGTCCCCGGCCATGTTTTTCAGTGTGTCCAATCCTTCGGCAATGACATCTAAGCCTTCATCCTGTATGAAGCCAAAAGGATCTGTTCTAtcacaattttcactttttaaagtCCTGCAAACTTTACATACTGATTACTCCTGCTGGAATTGTTAAATGAGACAAAACCTAATCCAAAATCAATAGAAGCTTAAGGTTCATTGGGCACTGGACTTACTTAAAGGTGATCAGAAACGCGGATACAACGAAATCTTTGGACATTTATCACCTAATTCACTACACGTGATCCATTGGGTTGAATATATAATTCCGCAACAAATCAAGCGAGCAGAAGCATAAAAGCAGCTATAAGGAAGGCCAGATGCTCAAACCATAGAGTAGTTCTCCAAATTATATGCAACTAAAACAGAAAGCCATTTTCAGGAAAGTCAGTCCATAAAATTATTCTGTGTCTACAAGTAGTTGTTAAGGACAAGAGTGAGAAAAAGCTTTCAGGAACCATAGTCTTATAAGATTTTCAGCACGAAGGCACGATATGGGATAGAGGTATTAGTTAACCACATCAAATGAAGAATTGACACCTATCTGTATTATCACACACTAGAAGAATCATAGCATTTCCTTCCAACTAAATGGCAAAGAAAATTACCTGTTTCATTCTCCTCATCTCGTACTCCTGCCTAAACCTATCCGACTCTTCAGTTTGCTGATGATACTCACTACCAAATTTCCTGTCTGTTAAATATTTCATTCCACAGCAAAAAGACTTACTTGAAGATGATAAGGAAATGACAAGTTCTCCACATGCACTAATTGGCAAAGTTGTGAATCTTCACCTGAAGTTGAGTCAAATTTAATTCCTGTGCGTGAGGTTGAACCAGCAGAACCACCGTTTTGTCCGGATACACCAGCAGTTCCATCTGGAATTGCTTCTATCCTATCTTTCAATGCAGAGGCCAAATCACTTCGAGCCTCGAGCTCTTCTCTTGAAAGCCCCTTGACCTACATATTGACTAGTGTAAGACCCCCTAGAATTTTGCGAGCCCACCATCAACCCATGTTTGGTAGCCAGAGCCATGgacccttttattttttatcactccAATATATTCCTACAGGAAATTCGATATGTAACCTTCGACTCTATTCGATAACGTGATAAACTTTCACCGAACCACTGAACTCAGATCTTAAGATGACAATCGCTTACTATTTACCACTCCGGGCAAGTTGACGCGGAATCGTAAGTATATCATCCATTAGACAGAGGAAAAGCAAAAACCTTTTTGAAAGCTAGTCTCTGCAACTTCGGGAGTTCCTCAAGCAACCGCGACTTCGTTCGACGAATCTCCGCGTTCATCGCAATCACAGTCGCTCTATTCTTCTCTGTCGCCGCCAATTCCGATTTCTACGcgcaaaatcaaaataaaataaaatcatgaaTTCCCACCGCCTGATCAGAGAGGTACCCGGCTAAATTAAACtctgaaatttccaatttctacACACTCTACCGAGCAACGACCAACCACGATGAATCCTACATGAGTTGCTACGTAATAATAACCTGGACGGCGGCGTCGACGTCGGCCTCTACGGCGGCGTAGAGGCGAGCGAAAGCATCTTCCCCGGAGACGTTGAGTTCCTTCTGCTTGTCGAGGTCGTACTTGTCGTACTTCTGGCAAATCGCGTCGACCCTGGTGATCAAGTCGATCACGCTCATCTTGAAGAGAAGCGATCGTCCCCGCGAGCTCTGATTTCCCAAGCCGGAGATGTTTTCGGTTAAGAGTGGAAAAAGGAGCAAAGACAGGGAAAGGGACGAGGAGAGACGGAGAGAGCGAGAAGCAGAAGAAGGTGGTAACCGCGGCAACTCTACGAGGCCCTACGGTCAGCGTACTGGTGACGTGTAGGTTTGACTTTTATGCCAATTGCCGCCGCTGGATTGGCGCCATGTGTGTTCTAGATGTATTGGTAGGATGATTTAACGGTGGAGATTGCTTGAGTTCggtaaacttgaaaatgaacaaTGTACTTCTTAAGCATGTGTTTGCTTCGTGAAAACAAGAATTTGTCAACGTTAATagagaaaatttaaaacatgcaaGGTTATGTTTATTTCAACCTATTGATTTAGATCGCAATTGGATTTGCTCTTCTTCCGGTGATTTTAGGTTCGAGCGTTGTTCGAAATACTTGAGCTTGGCATAGAGAAGAGTATGCTCTTAAAATCGCCTCAGTAGTTGAACCAATCAAAGTTCGTAAAAATTGATTCGAATATTACCTGATCGCTACACTATATTTTTCATGTTAATAATGTATGATTTtcttgtacaaaaaaaattcaaaaggcggtcccttttcaatttagttatgTAGTTACATTTAaaaccattctttctttttctattatatATGGTcgagaatatttttcagaagTTGAACTTGCAGATTTTCAATAGagttcaaaatctaaaattgaacttgctattttatatatataaaggtcATTGAGATCTCGGTGCAAACAGTTTAAGATATGGATGTGTTTAAAATGTGTATAGTAAGTTTAAAATGTACGTTGTAACAGTCCTTTCTCCCCAATCACGAGATGTTTGATGTCTTCATATTGCTCGACTAATCTCAACTTACCATTATATTTCCGCAATCAATAATCACAAGAGCACATGCATCATGCTCCTAaggcaaaaatataaaagaggAGAAGCCGAATTCGCTTTGTCCgtttgaaaaatagtttttgataACTAAAAAGACTTGATTATTTCTCTTTCCAAGAAAAGCTACAACAACATTCTAGAGGCGCGAACGATTTGGACATGACTTCGAATAATCATAACTACCCATAATTTTTTCCTCCCACGTTTGAGGTGTTCAATGGTATCATTGTTAGTCTCTACCCTGTGGGCGGACGTCGAATTGATTCACGGGTTAGAGGCCCACCAAGACCGGGCCTCACTGGGGTAGGCCCACCAACACTGGGCCGAGATTCCTCAAGTTCTTTTGGACCGGATTGTTGATCAGGTTAAGCCCGAGCTCCAGTTGGGTCCACGCTGGGATATCTTACTATCTTCTtaatttgctttcttttcaCTTCAAAATGAGTGAGTGCGAAGGCGTGCTAATTGCTATGCACTTGGGATTTGCCTTCAATGGACAAAAGCTAGAAGACAACAACCTCTCAcctaacttttttattttaaagatgACTTTGATATGAGTCATATAATACGGCCATTGATTTGGAAAGAGAGGCCAAATCAATACAAAAAGATGATGGCAATGCGATATGGCTTCGTCGCCAGCATGCAACTTATTTAGTTTAATTAAACATGAAACGGACTTTAGGATGTAGCGAGCATACCAactcttgtttctttttcttcttctctctttctctcttttacgGAAGGTTTTGCACTCGAGGAGGCGACAAATCAAGCGTTCGATCAATGTCTGATCGAGTAGAATTCAAACACAAAGTCGCATGGATCCGATCGCAATGTGTTTTGATACGTCTGATCTCCCGAACGCCTAATCGTTTTATCGCTTTCACTACTTTTTAGGCTTTTCGCTTATTACAAGTACAAATGATGGCCGAATATGTAATTCGGTTATTGAGTACACTTAATTTGGCATACATCTAAATGCATCTCATTTGTGTGTATTAAGAAAATTCTACTTCTTACACTTGACCTATTGCCAATAAGCTTTGGCCAATACTAGGCTAAGAAGAATTTAGTAGCGACATCCGCAAAAATATTCATCAAGTTTTAGCCATGTCGTTAGAGCCTAGTAAGAGATCACACCGTGATCGATCTGCGTACAcgtctattaaaaataaatggacaaaGCTTCTCGTCTCTTCCATTCCATAGCTTGCCTCTTTTTTTGCCACATCATGCCATTAGTCCGGTTCATGAACCAACATTTTTGGTCGAGAAGTGTTACTACCACATTgccattttgagaaaaattggaattaaaGGGTGGTCATGTAATTTTCCAATTCCATCCTTCTCCGTCTCTAATACgataacaaaaaagagaaaaaaaaaaagaagaatactAATATGAGAAAGCGGCGGTCGTCAGTCAAGTCAGCAAATAATTTTGTTTAATCAATCTccccgacaaaaaaaattaagttaaaaaaaaaaaaaacaaaacattccCAAATGCTCCCAAGGAAAATTCCCCGGCCATCGTCCGGTCttatattttccagaaaaaataATGCAAGAACAAGCCCTTTCAGTTTCCGCAACCCTACTCTCACTTCTGTGCAGTTCCTCCCACGCGCCAACGATAGCTCTCTCGAGGCTTGCACGTCGGATCGCGCGGAGCCACCTTCTCTCAGCGCGTGGCGCACTGACTCCGAGAAAAAACAGCAGTCAAAAGCTCACGCCAattctgaattaaaaaaaaaaaaagacaaaacgacTCGATCGCTCTAAAATAATTAAGCTTGAATaattaattaggaaaaaaaaaatccgcagAAATTAATCAAGTATCAGGACCGAAAGCCTCTCTTCACTTGTCGTTTCATTCCCGATCCCCTCCTAAATCCCCGTCCTTTCCAGTTCCGTACACAAAAGTGCTGCTCTGCGAGTCGCCGGAGATGGCTCGTCGGTCGGTCGCTTCGCCGTCTTCCTCTCGCGTCCCGACCGGGCTCCTGCTCGTGCTGATCTCCTGCGTGTCCGCGTGCTGTTCTTCGCTCGATTCCGACCTGAACACGTTCACCGCCTCGAGCTTCAGCTATCCCGAGACTAGGCTCAGGCCTTACGACCTCCGTTACATAAGAGGTGCGTTTGCGTGTCTGCGACATGCGATTGATGGGAGTGATCTTTCGAGCTTCAGTGTGTTCGATTGTTCGATCGACGGCTTTTGCGGTTCGCGAGTGATCGTGATggttttttgtgcaaattttcgCTTTCCGTTGAAGAACTTTTTAAGCTTACGCGTCTCTCCCGCTTTATAGATAGGCAAGCTTACCTGCACACGTATCTTCACATGCTGAGCGTCTTCtgaaaataaaagatgaaagtGAAGATTCATACGGTTGGACTATTGGTCGTAGATCCTGTAATCTTTCTGACTGCGTGATATTAACGTTATTCTTCAACTTTAGatcttgcttcttctttttttcaatagaGATGCTTGTCTTTTATTCTGTTGTATTCATTTGCATAGTCAATTTGAAAGTCTATATGGATgacagaaaaagataaaagctGTGCCCACCTTAACCTGAAAACATCAAAGTATTTTCTGATTAGTCTTAATTCATCTCGTCATTTCCGAGCACTTTTTTGAATCAACAAACTGTCTGTATATAAGACAGACATGGGTATTTGGTTATTCAGACACCTCCATGTGTGATATtatatgttactttttttttttttttttgggtgttgaaGATGTAAATATTATATAGCAGATCCCCCAATATTATATGTTACTTCATAAGCGAGAACAGAAGTGTTGATCTCAAACACTTGCATTACCGTGTATTTAGTACTATATCCGGTGACTAGGGAGATCCTACGTTATTCAAGTTTGACTAACTGGTTAGGTTGCATCTTTTATGATGAGGAGACATGTTGCATCTTAAGAATGTCAGACCTCTCTTAAAAAATTGAGAGTTATGTTATAAATTGCTCTGTACTCTCTCCATTTTGGAGCACACGATCCTGGGGAAATTACTATGCTCTACCAAATGTTTCCCTTTGCTTATTCACTAAAGAGCCACTCTAAAGTCGGATCACCGTGCTTTCTTGCTTTGAGATGCTGAATCTGATGAAAAAGATGGCTCAGTTTTGGCCccttttcttttgagtttgtcaAACGTGACTTTGAAATGTTGAAGAGAGATTGAATTAACTATTTATACTTGTTTTATGtaagtatttttattattgtgtAATTGAATGTTTGCTTTCTGTaaaacattttattagatttctttatgttttgTATTGTATCTTGTTTCAGTTGATTTACCTCCGTGGTTCTCCTCACTGTCCATCACGTTGGAATCAGATGTAGACCTTGTAAGTGTGCCAATCAAATTTGAGAAGCATGAGTATAGCAGTTAAATAAACTGGcttggttttcttctttgaagttCGTTCCAATAATTCAAATCTCTGTGCctgatttattttgatttatcaGTGTACAATCACTCGcacaaagtctcaaacttaaAGAAAAGGCTATAAACTCTTTTTGATTCCCAACTATTAGTCTGTGTTCCCTTTTTCAAATTCCACTATTATATTTCAATCTCGTGATTCATAATTCTTCCTCTAAGGGCAGATTTTAGGGTGTCAGCTGCTTCGCCATATGTCAGAACATGcaatcctctttctttctttttctttttcttgtttttaacTACAGCTGTTTCTTACCTGACCTCGCTCCTGCGTGTATGTTATGAGCAGGGAATAGAGAGCATAGAACAAGTTCCCAAAGGCACTCTGCCCATGATATGCTTTAGAGAAGGCAGTCCTCCTCTTCCAGATGTCTCCAACACTTCAGTAAATGGATTAGGTAAATGCGAGCTTGACAGGTTGGGCGGAAAATGTCTTTTGAGCTATTTTAGATGCTCATCAATTAGATTTCATGAAACCTCGATTCTTTCATGCTAAGTTTCTTCTTACTAAGTTTTCGATTGTAACTGGTCTTTTCACATGCGTTATATAGGGTTAGACTCCCAATCCTGTTTCCTGTCATATTTGTTTCTCCTTTATTTTCCATATGGTTTATGCGTTTATGTTTCTTTTGTGGATTTGCTATGTTCTTCTTTTTGCAGTTTTGGGTTCATTATCGAATCAATCCATTGAATGGATACAAGGACTGCAGAATGTGGAGCAGTGCTATCCTATGCAGAAGAACATAACCATTAGGTTAACTAATGAGCAGGTTTATTACGTCTTCACATTGCATTTTTCATGTGAACTTGCAGTTTTCTGTTCAAATAAAAGAATAGCTGCATTTTGTTTTATGACAACTCTGTATTTGAGCCATAATCTGCACGTTTTCCAATATTTCATATTACATGCACATATGCATCTGTATACATGTGGTTTAAAATAGGTAACTGGTTTGCTATAGTCAGCAGAATCAACTCATCATGTTCTGTTCAGATATCCTCAGGTGTGTGGTACTTTGGTCTTTTCAACGGCATTGGACCTATGAGGACACAATCGAAGATGGTGACCCtcgattcttttttcttttttcacctgTCTCTTATATCATTTGTTATGGACACAATCAAAGATGGTACTTTGCATATGTTAGCATTTCTTCAGCTAGAAGTAGGTTTAGAAAGAAAATTTATAGACTTATTTTCCAATTAAAATATATTCGTATGAGAACACGATGCAAACTGAAATTCTAACTTGATAAAGATTAGATGATGAGATCGTGTTAATGACTGTAGAATCTTAGATGCCCATTGTTCTTTACAGAGGTGGTAGATGGTCAatgctgttgctgttgttgaTATTTCCTGTTCGCTTCCGACATAGTTATGTGTTAAGAGTACCGGAAAATCATTAGAGACTCTAATTTCTGCTGGAACAGTTGAACCTGTACCAGGTTCCATCGGGAATCTCATAGGGAGAGAAACATACTCAATGTAGTGGTGTTCCCTGGTAAAGTATAGACTTGTTATGTGAATGAGGACAAAAGAGTTTACCTttataaacattttttaaaCCCTTTATAGCCTTCCTGAAAGCAGCTTCCTTTCCTTATAAGAGATAGAAACAACCCCTCTCCCTGCCCCTACCCCCTCCCtccaagcaaaaggaaaaataaacaaatgaataaacaaagaaaaagggaaacaagaaggaaaaaaaaaaaaaagaaaccccaaaagatttttaaaaagtaaaacgGTAACATGTCTATTTGCGTAGCTTCTCTGATCTCCAGGAATGCGGAAATAGGTTTGTCTTCATGATTCCTCACATTAGCTCTTATTTTTTAGAACTTTCATGCCAATTTTCGATGATAATGATTATTGTCATTGTCAATCGATGATGTGCAACTGAACCTGGTACTGCAGATTGTCCGAGGACCAGCCTACTCATTCAGTGCCAATGTAAGTGTTGAAGGTTGTAAGGCCTCTGGAATGTGGGGCCAGAATTGCAACCAGACGGTTGACTCGCTTCCCTGTTCTCCTTTGGACAGCTCTAATATCATGGGAAGTCTCCCATATGTCAGTTACAACCAGACAAGGGGAAGTGTGCTGTCCTGCAAAAGTTCTTTTCAGACTTCTTGCTTTAGGAACAATGAAGTGAAAGTTTACACAGTGGACATAGTGGAAATGTCAGAAGAATTGTCCATCATTGCGAAAAATCTCAGCTTTAGCTCAGCATTGTCGAGTAACACAGGGAGTGTTGGTAATTTTAGTTTATTGTGTCTTGCACGGTATGGCGGAATAGCTTCAGCAGCACTCAATGATTATTCTGGTACTCTTGATGGAGAACCTTTTGTCATTCAGTTGCCCAGGGTTGGTCGTTGGTTCATAACGATTTTATCAGCTAATCTCTCGATAGATCAGGGTGGAATCAAGGTATCGAACATGACAGTATGTTATTCTTTGGAAGTGCAAATAGCTGAATGTTCTGTAGCCAAGGCTGGACCAAACTGTATGTGGGAGAAGTATGTGCTTCAGGTGAggctaatctctctctctctctctctctctctctctctctcaaaataatCCAGTTGCTAATGGTTTACCATGTTCAATCAATGCCGGTTTATCTTGTTCATTCAATGCGATTGTCGATGAGCTTTTTCTTAGAATGATGTTGAGGATTTGAACATGATGGTATAAGCACAATCAATTTGCACTCACTGCTTATTGGTTGCACGAAAGGACATTAAATGGGTATTA
This sequence is a window from Rhodamnia argentea isolate NSW1041297 chromosome 3, ASM2092103v1, whole genome shotgun sequence. Protein-coding genes within it:
- the LOC115753559 gene encoding syntaxin-71-like — its product is MSVIDLITRVDAICQKYDKYDLDKQKELNVSGEDAFARLYAAVEADVDAAVQKSELAATEKNRATVIAMNAEIRRTKSRLLEELPKLQRLAFKKVKGLSREELEARSDLASALKDRIEAIPDGTAGVSGQNGGSAGSTSRTGIKFDSTSDRKFGSEYHQQTEESDRFRQEYEMRRMKQDEGLDVIAEGLDTLKNMAGDMNEEFDRQAPLMDEIDEKVDRAASELKNTNRRLKDTVTQLRSSRNFCLDIVLLCIILGIAAYLYNVLK